In Vigna unguiculata cultivar IT97K-499-35 chromosome 3, ASM411807v1, whole genome shotgun sequence, a single genomic region encodes these proteins:
- the LOC114175674 gene encoding uncharacterized protein LOC114175674, with protein sequence MYTNISKVQAFPFAAKISSQPKCFTSPNALRSLSLPLAYHQNHILMIPTSHKFGTSEVWKSANPYGFMLQIARRYYRSRSGEKQLPWLEVANEVQGEGKVVEKAKMTRISGSIQEGSAKKVSGKSSWEQSIKRLDKSHKTTIPEIKPRSATAATFSMKGGASTAASKERKSGLVEKAGEHRSDYGKRYVKYDDSDEEEVDDEMGEEIEDQRWDNIKNRFKGTVGAKVGMERPEFRRWNKQENWGRKTWKEASESTVPKIVGEGIYGVGPVLAALSADRREFYALYVQEGLDLSSNNRKKKDKKGFERVLKIAEKLDLSVKEASKHDLNMVVDNRPHQGLVLDASPLEMVKIKELDPVSVDEGKGSLWIALDEVTDPQNLGAIIRSSYYFGASGVVLCAKNSAPLSGVVSKASAGSLELMELRYCKNMMQFLVSSAENGWRVLGGSVSSKAISLDEVVPGPPTILVLGSEGTGLRPLVERSCTQLVRIPGNIPLDPNTSELDGESNDLNAQSSGREFLSFLAVESLNVSVAAGVLVHHLIGKKLVDSLPEVNKQIDVSE encoded by the coding sequence ATGTACACCAACATCTCCAAAGTCCAGGCATTTCCTTTTGCCGCTAAAATCTCTTCGCAACCCAAATGCTTCACTTCACCCAACGCCTTAAGGTCTCTATCTTTACCGCTTGCTTATCATCAAAACCACATCTTAATGATCCCCACTTCACATAAATTTGGAACCTCGGAAGTGTGGAAGTCAGCAAATCCGTACGGCTTTATGCTACAAATTGCTAGAAGATATTATAGGTCAAGAAGTGGCGAAAAACAACTTCCTTGGTTAGAAGTGGCTAATGAGGTTCAGGGAGAAGGTAAGGTGGTGGAGAAAGCAAAGATGACTAGGATTAGTGGCTCTATTCAGGAGGGTTCAGCAAAGAAGGTGAGTGGTAAGTCCTCTTGGGAACAATCCATTAAAAGGTTAGATAAAAGCCATAAAACAACAATTCCAGAAATTAAGCCGAGATCAGCAACAGCTGCAACATTTTCTATGAAAGGCGGTGCATCGACAGCTGCTAGTAAGGAAAGGAAGAGTGGATTGGTTGAGAAGGCTGGAGAGCACAGGAGTGATTATGGCAAAAGGTATGTGAAGTATGATGATAGTGACGAGGAAGAAGTTGATGATGAAATGGGGGAGGAGATTGAGGATCAAAGGTGGGATAACATAAAGAATAGGTTCAAGGGGACGGTGGGGGCAAAGGTTGGAATGGAGAGACCCGAGTTTCGAAGATGGAATAAGCAGGAGAACTGGGGTAGAAAGACATGGAAAGAGGCCTCTGAATCTACTGTGCCTAAGATTGTTGGTGAAGGGATTTATGGGGTTGGTCCAGTTTTGGCTGCATTGTCAGCTGATCGAAGGGAATTCTATGCATTGTATGTTCAAGAAGGATTGGATTTGAGTAGCAATAATAGGAAGAAGAAGGACAAGAAAGGCTTTGAAAGAGTTCTAAAGATTGCTGAGAAGCTAGATTTGAGTGTAAAAGAAGCATCAAAACATGATCTGAATATGGTGGTTGATAACCGTCCTCATCAGGGTTTGGTTTTAGATGCTTCACCACTAGAGATGGTGAAAATAAAGGAACTGGACCCTGTTTCTGTTGATGAAGGGAAGGGTTCCCTTTGGATAGCCTTGGATGAGGTTACTGATCCACAGAATTTAGGGGCAATAATTAGGTCTTCATACTATTTTGGAGCTTCTGGGGTAGTGTTATGTGCCAAGAATTCAGCCCCATTGAGTGGTGTTGTGAGCAAAGCAAGTGCAGGCTCTCTTGAGTTAATGGAACTTAGATATTGCAAGAATATGATGCAATTCTTGGTGTCTTCAGCTGAAAATGGTTGGCGGGTTCTTGGGGGCTCTGTCTCCTCCAAAGCTATTTCTTTGGATGAGGTTGTACCAGGTCCGCCTACTATTCTTGTTTTGGGCAGCGAGGGCACTGGTTTGAGACCATTGGTGGAGAGATCATGCACTCAGTTAGTTAGGATTCCTGGGAACATTCCTCTCGACCCAAATACTAGTGAATTGGATGGTGAAAGTAATGATTTGAATGCTCAGAGCTCTGGTAGAGAGTTTCTATCATTTTTGGCCGTGGAAAGCTTAAATGTTAGTGTTGCAGCAGGTGTACTTGTTCACCATTTAATCGGGAAGAAGTTAGTGGATTCATTACCAGAGGTCAATAAACAGATTGACGTGTCTGAGTGA
- the LOC114179824 gene encoding probable 3-hydroxyisobutyrate dehydrogenase-like 1, mitochondrial, with protein MPLPSPLLNPRSLHCLIRHYHSSTVRHSMAAAEPISPSNTRVGWIGTGVMGQSMCAHLIRAGYTLTVFNRTASKAQPLVDLGAHFAASPHAVAARSDVVFSIVGYPSDVRSVLLHPTSGALAALRPGGVLVDMTTSEPSLAAEIAEAAVAKGCHSVDAPVSGGDRGAKNGTLAIFAGGEESTVKNLEPLFSVMGKVNYMGGSGKGQFAKLANQVTIASTMVGLVEGMVYAHKAGLDVGLFLEAISTGAAGSKSLDLYGKRILKRDFEAGFFVNHFVKDLGICLKECQNMGIALPGLALAQQLYLSLKAHGEGNLGTQALILVLERLNNVSLPPSDS; from the coding sequence ATGCCACTCCCCTCTCCCCTGCTAAATCCCCGCTCCCTCCACTGTCTTATCCGCCACTACCACTCTTCCACCGTCCGACACTCGATGGCCGCCGCCGAGCCCATAAGCCCATCAAACACGCGTGTGGGCTGGATCGGCACGGGCGTCATGGGCCAGTCCATGTGCGCCCACCTCATCCGGGCCGGCTACACCCTCACCGTCTTCAACCGCACTGCTTCCAAGGCCCAACCTCTCGTCGACCTCGGGGCCCACTTCGCTGCTTCCCCCCACGCCGTCGCCGCCCGCTCCGACGTCGTATTCTCCATCGTCGGCTACCCCTCCGACGTGCGCTCCGTCCTCCTCCACCCAACCTCCGGCGCGCTCGCCGCCCTCCGCCCGGGCGGTGTCCTCGTTGACATGACCACCTCGGAGCCCTCCCTCGCCGCCGAAATTGCGGAGGCAGCCGTGGCCAAAGGCTGCCACTCCGTCGACGCCCCCGTCTCCGGCGGAGACCGCGGCGCGAAGAACGGAACCCTGGCGATTTTCGCCGGTGGGGAGGAATCGACAGTGAAGAATCTGGAACCCTTGTTTTCAGTGATGGGGAAAGTGAACTACATGGGAGGGAGTGGGAAGGGGCAATTCGCGAAATTGGCGAATCAGGTGACGATAGCGTCGACGATGGTGGGGCTGGTGGAGGGCATGGTGTACGCACACAAGGCAGGGTTGGATGTAGGGTTGTTCCTGGAGGCGATTTCCACCGGCGCGGCCGGTTCGAAGTCGCTGGACTTGTACGGAAAGAGGATCTTAAAGAGGGATTTTGAAGCGGGGTTTTTCGTGAACCACTTTGTTAAAGATTTGGGGATTTGTCTGAAGGAGTGTCAGAATATGGGGATTGCTTTGCCTGGTTTGGCTCTTGCTCAACAGCTTTATTTGTCGCTTAAGGCTCATGGTGAAGGAAATTTGGGTACTCAGGCTCTGATTTTGGTACTCGAGCGACTCAACAATGTCTCTCTTCCTCCCTCCGATTCCTGA
- the LOC114178033 gene encoding hexokinase-1-like, which yields MGKVAVGAAVVCAAAVCAAAALVVRHRMISSRKWSRAMAILKEFEEKSGTPLAKLRQVADAMDVEMHAGLASEGGSKLNMLISFVDNLPTGDEKGLYYALDLGGTNFRVLRVHLGGKDKGVIGQEFAEVSIPPNLMTGSSEALFDFIAAALAKFVASEPEGFHPPPGRQRELGFTFSFPVRQTSISSGTLIKWTKGFNIQDTVGEDVVGELTKSMEKIGLDMRIAALVNDTIGTLAGGRFYNQDVIAAVILGTGTNAAYVERAHAIPKWHGLIPKSGDMVINMEWGNFRSSNLSLTEYDLALDAESLNPGEQIFEKLISGMYLGEIIRRALLKMAEEADFFGDTVPPKLKVPFILRTPDMAAMHHDTTPDLKVVGNKLKDTLEISNTSLKMRKIVVELCDIVATRGARLAAAGILGILKKLGRDTVKVGEKQKSVIALDGGLYEHYTKFRECLESTLKELLGEEAAETIVIEHANDGSGIGAALLAASHSQYLGVEES from the exons ATGGGCAAGGTCGCGGTGGGAGCTGCCGTTGTCTGCGCCGCCGCCGTTTGCGCCGCGGCGGCGCTGGTGGTGCGCCACCGCATGATTAGTTCCCGCAAGTGGAGTCGCGCCATGGCCATACTGAAAGAGTTCGAGGAAAAGAGTGGGACCCCACTTGCGAAGCTCAGACAAGTGGCTGATGCCATGGATGTTGAGATGCACGCAGGTCTGGCATCTGAAGGTGGTAGCAAGCTTAATATGTTGATCAGTTTCGTCGATAATCTCCCTACTGG GGATGAGAAAGGACTCTATTATGCGCTGGATCTTGGTGGCACAAACTTCCGTGTCCTTCGTGTACATCTGGGTGGGAAAGACAAAGGTGTTATTGGCCAAGAGTTTGCAGAAGTTTCAATTCCTCCAAATTTGATGACTGGTTCTTCGGAG gcattatttgattttatagcCGCAGCTCTTGCCAAGTTTGTTGCTTCAGAACCAGAAGGTTTTCATCCTCCCCCCGGCAGACAAAGAGAACTGGGTTTTACATTCTCATTCCCAGTGAGGCAAACATCAATTTCATCTGGGACTCTAATTAAGTGGACTAAAGGTTTCAATATTCAAGATACG GTTGGTGAAGATGTGGTGGGAGAGTTAACCAAGTCCATGGAAAAAATTGGGCTGGATATGCGGATTGCTGCTCTA GTTAATGATACCATTGGAACATTAGCTGGAGGCAGATTCTACAATCAGGATGTAATTGCTGCTGTGATTCTTGGTACTGGGACAAATGCAGCATATGTAGAACGTGCACATGCTATTCCGAAATGGCACGGCCTTATACCAAAATCTGGAGATATG GTTATAAACATGGAGTGGGGTAATTTCCGATCATCAAATCTTTCTCTTACAGAATATGATCTGGCTCTTGATGCTGAGAGTTTAAACCCTGGAGAACAG ATTTTTGAGAAATTGATTTCTGGCATGTATTTGGGGGAGATTATTAGGAGAGCTTTGTTGAAGATGGCCGAAGAAGCTGACTTTTTTGGAGATACTGTTCCACCCAAATTGAAAGTTCCTTTCATACTTAG GACGCCTGACATGGCAGCTATGCACCACGACACTACTCCTGATCTGAAAGTGGTTGGAAACAAATTAAAGGATACATTAGAG ATCTCGAACACTTCCCTAAAAATGAGGAAGATTGTTGTGGAACTATGTGACATTGTTGCTACTCGCGGGGCTCGGCTTGCTGCTGCTGGTATTTTGGGCATCCTGAAGAAACTAGGAAGAGACACAGTTAAGGTTGGGGAGAAGCAAAAGTCAGTGATAGCATTGGATGGAGGATTGTATGAACACTACACTAAGTTTAGAGAATGCCTGGAGAGTACACTGAAGGAATTGCTGGGAGAGGAGGCTGCTGAGACCATTGTCATTGAGCATGCTAATGATGGCTCCGGCATTGGTGCAGCCCTTCTAGCAGCTTCTCACTCCCAATATTTGGGAGTGGAGGAGTCTTAA